A single region of the Bacillus cereus genome encodes:
- a CDS encoding MaoC/PaaZ C-terminal domain-containing protein, translated as MNVKVGDVFKYERRFTEEEVFEFANITGDKGRHHMEYDENGRLMVHGLLTASIGTKVGEELHYIARELVSEFIRPVFTGDTITCELTLTNIEQMEGYKKVSIESVYRNQHEKTVLVGTSYGIIRG; from the coding sequence ATGAATGTAAAAGTTGGGGATGTATTTAAATATGAAAGAAGATTTACCGAGGAAGAAGTTTTCGAATTTGCCAATATTACAGGCGATAAAGGTAGGCATCATATGGAATATGATGAGAATGGAAGGTTAATGGTTCATGGTTTATTGACGGCTAGTATTGGGACGAAAGTAGGCGAAGAGTTACATTACATAGCAAGGGAATTAGTAAGTGAATTTATTAGGCCAGTTTTTACAGGGGATACGATTACTTGTGAATTAACTTTAACAAATATTGAACAAATGGAAGGATATAAAAAAGTTTCAATTGAGTCAGTATATCGTAATCAACATGAAAAGACCGTACTAGTTGGGACAAGTTATGGAATTATAAGGGGATAA
- a CDS encoding GNAT family N-acetyltransferase — MYIYHNGLIIREGTNGVPAYAIKTLFEDAGWSNDNIPSWQIEKFSIAFENSTWAFTIWDEEEMVAMVRVISDQIMVANIVNLVVKYEYRGKGLGKKLVALCLQKLPHGDWFAHTAANNFDFYRSCGFEVRELSRNGTCAYYGYQVAKKDGHR, encoded by the coding sequence ATGTATATTTATCATAATGGACTAATTATTCGTGAAGGAACGAATGGAGTGCCAGCATATGCAATTAAAACATTATTTGAAGATGCTGGTTGGAGTAATGATAATATCCCTTCTTGGCAAATTGAAAAATTTTCGATAGCATTTGAAAATTCAACATGGGCTTTCACAATTTGGGATGAAGAAGAGATGGTCGCGATGGTTAGAGTAATTTCTGATCAAATCATGGTTGCTAATATAGTAAATTTAGTTGTGAAGTATGAGTATAGAGGGAAAGGATTAGGTAAGAAACTAGTAGCTCTTTGTTTGCAAAAGCTTCCTCATGGTGATTGGTTTGCACATACAGCCGCTAATAATTTTGATTTTTATAGAAGTTGTGGTTTTGAAGTAAGAGAGTTATCAAGAAATGGGACATGTGCGTACTACGGGTATCAAGTAGCAAAAAAGGATGGGCACCGATAA